ATGGTGAACTCCAAGTCTCGTTTTCGCTATGGTGAGAAATAGCTATCGAGCCGAAACGGCACTTTTTTGCGTACCGTGGTACTACTATTTAAGCCATTCGGTCATTATCACTTTTGGTCCCTCTTTTTCCATATTAACTTTTCTGTATGACAAGACAGGGCCCTGTCAGATTCTAACGTGCTGGTATCTAAGCTTAAACTATTATCAGTTTTGTGAACGAGAATAAATAACATCCTTTGGCGTTATCGTCGTTATTCAATATGTAGTGAATAGGGCGCACGCCCATGCTCACTTTGTTATCCAATGACCTGTCGTGTCTCGGTCATTCACCTTTCGTAGCAGGTTCTACTAGTCTTCTACATTCAATCCTGGGAGGGAAAGGATCTCGTCCACCAGCACTGTTTTCCAACGATTTCACATCTTAGCTGAGAGCGTCTTTACCCACAAAATCTCATTTCAAGCTCATTTCAAGCAACCATGCCGAACTatgatgaagaagaacgcGATCTAAGCTGGGAAAAGCCCAGCTGGGCCAAGAATGGGCCGGCCCTACGTGCTACAGGACGAGCCGACCAGATGAAAGGCGGTGACTTGGCATCTCCAATCACCAATCTTCCCCACCAGAAGGAAGACGGACCCTTTGAGAAGCCAGAATGGACTGGAACCGTAAGCCAAAAGGTGCATCCATCGCAGGACTTGGCCAAACCCATCACCTCACTCCCCCATGGAGGTGCAGGCTCAAGTTTGGCTTTTGAAAAGCCGAGCTGGACAAAGGAATCGAATGTCAAGATTACAAAAAAAGGAGAAGCAATGAAGTCCGGAAAGGAGATTGCGCGGCCCATCGGCGGCATCAAACCTGTGGAAAGTTAAAAAGGAGATCTTCGGCAGAGTCACAAAGCAATTGCTATACGTTTGAATCGTGTGGTAAAAAGATGTTTTTAGTTAAGTTACTTTAAAAATATACTGACAGTTAAGCGACTGCCCGATACGTAACAAGTATTTTGAAGTCTTTCAATAGTCCGTTCGCAAAACGAACACGTAAATTAACGATGCTTCTCTCCTAAGGGCTTCCCCGCTCTTTTCATTTTATTATTTTGGTTGATGCGCCGCGCCGCCAGCCATATTGTGCGAGCGAAGTTGATTCTGTGGGCAAATAGTGGCCGCTGGGCTTTCGACTAGTCGCATAGGTTTTATCTTGCTCAATATATGACCATGGCGTCTTACACAAAGCACATAGAAGAAAGATTGCTCTTGCTGCTTAAATTCATCCATCGGAGATGGAGCCAATCGGCTCTCGATCCCTGGCAAAAGGCAAGTCCTCCTGATGCTTGGGCACATTGAGCACATTCAATGACAGGTCTTTAAAGAACAACGACTCAATGCTTGCAAGCCTTTAGTGATCGTCTTCAGTTTCAACAGCTCGATTTTGTAAATTGTATGCAAACGCTTCATTGCATATGTGTTTCGGAATGACTTCCGGATTTGATTCGCGTCGTGAACTGTCGGTGCCTTGGGGATTCCTATCTAGTCATTGATACATTAAAGTCTCGGCTACAAGATTTCATTCATCTTACGTCTAAGCGTCTACTCCGCATCCGGAATTGCTTTCTGTTCGCAGCAAATCGTTTTCTCAAGTACATGAAGTACGAAACGCAATCTGTTGTAGAAAGAAGAAGTACGTGCATATATGCTCTGGCTGCCAGATTTAAACAAAAAGGATTTTACAGTAGACCCTGAAGGCGACGCAACTCTGCCTGTTTCTCAGCGAGAATGGCTTGTAGATCAGTAAGATTACCTAGCCCGGAGGAGCCTTGATCAGGCTTGTCGTATCCTTCGTCATTGCAgtcgtcttcctcatctGATACCTCTTCATAAATTTCTTCGAAGTCTTTGTCAGGAATCTCCTCCGATGCGGGAGCTACAATACCAGCATTATTTGG
This portion of the Phaeodactylum tricornutum CCAP 1055/1 chromosome 19, whole genome shotgun sequence genome encodes:
- a CDS encoding predicted protein, producing the protein MPNYDEEERDLSWEKPSWAKNGPALRATGRADQMKGGDLASPITNLPHQKEDGPFEKPEWTGTVSQKVHPSQDLAKPITSLPHGGAGSSLAFEKPSWTKESNVKITKKGEAMKSGKEIARPIGGIKPVES